Within Mongoliitalea daihaiensis, the genomic segment TGTTGGGGAGATTTTCGGTAGACTTTTAGGAGGTAGTTTTAGCAAATCTTCTTGGGAGACTATCGTGATGGACTATCGCATACCCAAGGCAATCACGGCATTATTGGCAGGGACAGCGCTTTCCATTGCCGGTCTACAGATGCAGACATTTTTCAGAAATCCCTTAGCCGGTCCTTATGTATTGGGGATTAGTTCGGGTGCGGGCTTGGGTGTGGCTTTGCTGGTTTTAGCAGGCTCAATTATTGGTTTTTCAGGCTATGCTGTAGGGGTTTGGGCAACGATCATCGCAGCTTCGGCGGGTGCAGTATTGGTATTGTTGTTGATGAGTTTGACAGCTTGGAAGGTGCGGGATAGCATGACCTTGTTGATTGTAGGACTGATGTTTGGGTCAGCAGTTTCGGCACTGATTGCGGTTTTGGCCTTTTTTGCAGATGCTGAACAATTGAAAATGTTTACCATTTGGTCTATGGGGAGTTTGGGAAGCACGCAAAGCAATCAGTTGGCTGGTTTTTCCATAGCCATAGTGCTAGGCTTGCTTCCTGTATTAGGAATGCTTAAGTCCTATAATGCCATGTTGTTGGGAGAAAATTATGCCAGAAGCATGGGCGTAAATGTCAACAAGCTCCGGTGGGCCATGATCATGAGCACTGGAGTGTTGGCTGGTTCGGCTACTGCTTTTTGTGGACCCATTGCATTTATCGGGATAGCAGTGCCTCATATGGCACGTTTGCTATTTCGCACATCTGATCATCGCATTTTGCTCCCTGCCTCAGCACTGATTGGGATGGGAGTTTTATTGATTTGCGATACCATTGCACAGTTACCAGGTTCAGCTCAAACCCTACCGATCAATGCTGTCACATCTCTGATTGGTGCACCCATGGTGATTTGGTTGATCATGCGTAGAAACTTCAGTAAAGAATTTTAAGAAAAGCCCAGCATGACATCAAAACAAGCAGCATTCCTACTCCAAGCTAGAAACCTCAGTATAGGGTATCAGGTGAAAAATGGCACGCCCAAGCTGATTGCAGAAGGATTAAACTTTGATCTAAAAGTTGGAGAGCTTACCTGTTTGTTGGGACCAAATGGTGTTGGAAAGTCAACGCTGATTAAGACCATCATGGGTAGCCTACCTGTCTTGGCAGGAGAAGTACAGCTCAAAAACCAACCTATTCAATCCTATCGTGCAGCTGATTTGGCAAAAGAGTTGGCAGTAGTGTTGACTGATAAAATTGGTGGAGCCCAATTGACAGTGGAGGATTTGATAGGATTGGGGAGAACTCCCCATACCAATTGGTTGGGGAAGATGAGTACGGAAGATCAAACCAAAGTCGATGAAGCCATAGCACAGACCCATGTTGGGTATTTGCGTGGTTCCTTGATTGCTGAACTCAGCGATGGACAGCTTCAAAAGGTAATGATTGCCCGGGCGATTGCACAGGATGCAGGTGTTTTGATTTTGGATGAACCTACGGCACATCTGGATTTGGTGAATCGATTTGAGATTATGTTTTTGCTCCGGAAGATTGCCCAAGAAAGTAAGAAGGCCATTTTGGTGGTGACTCACGATTTGGAGATTGCCCTAGAGACGGCGGATCAATTTTGGCTGATGACCTGTGGAGATCCTTTGCGAACAGGCTTGCCCGAAGACTTGGTTTGCTCAGGTGCGATCAATCAATTGTTGCCAGGGAAAGAATTGTTTTTTGATGCTGCGAAAGGAAAAGTAAAACTTCAATCCCCTATCGAAGAATTTGCTATCCATGGAAATCCCGTCAAAGCCCAATGGCTGGCGCATGCGTTGGTGAAGAATGGGTTGAAATTACCAACTGACGTGACGATAGAAGCTACAGAAGCTGATTTCCTATGGAAAGAAGCAGGAAAAGAACAGAGGGGATTTAGAGAGATACGAGAGGTGTTGGATAGGTGTAGAGGCTTGAGGTGAGAAGCGAGAGGCGAGAGGCGAGAAGCGAGAGGTGAGAAGCGAGAGGCGAGAATCAAGAGGCAAGAATCAAGAGGCAAGAAGCAAGAGGCAAGAAGCAAGAGACGGGAAGCGAGCAGAGAGTGGCGAGAGACGAGAAACGAGAGACGGGTGACATGTCGTGAAATAGCTTGACAATAAAAGTCTCGTAGAGATGGACGACAAATTAGCCGTGGATTTCTTCTAAATCACACAGAGAATTTCGAGGTAAAACTTTAACTTCGTAAGTAGTGAAACCAACTTACACAGTTTTTGTCATAGTCCCATAATCGGGATAGCCTCTAATTGAATAACTATTTAGTTATTCTTTTTTTGCGTCCGTGGCGCTTTACCTTTGCGGCCTTAGCTAGAACGATTATACGGATTGTCTTAGAAAAGTTTGGATTACATTCACCTCAAGCTATCTACAAAGTCTGAAGGCTTTAGTAGAAATGGTCCAAGCCTCCCAACCGAAGTCGAGTCAAAAGACTTGAACCACTCATTCCTAATTACTCACTTTTAATTCCCAATTGTTCACCTTTCATAAGTTACTGCTTACTATCCCCTCTGTCTAATCGCTTCGTAAATCACTACTCCTGCAGATACAGATACGTTTAAGCTTTCGATGTTGCCTTTCATAGGAATTTTGATAAAGTCATTGCTGAGGCCCATGAGTTCAGGAGATATACCGTCTTCTTCCGATCCCATAATCAGCGCTGTAGGAATGCTGAAGTCTGCCTCATACATCATCTTATCTCCTTTTTCAGAAACAGCTACAACTTGTAAGCCCATTTTTTGTAGGTCTTTGACGGTGTAATACAGATTCTTTACTCGACAGATGGGTAAGTGATTGAGAGCTCCTGCGGAAGTTTTTACAGCATCTGAGTTGATTTGTGCAGCACCTTTTTCTGGGATGACAATGGCGTGTACACCGGCACATTCAGCAGTACGGGCGATGGCACCAAAATTTCGTACATCTGTGATTCTATCCAAAACCAATATCAGGGGAGCAATGCCCGAAGAAAAACAGGTTTCAATCACATTGTCCAAAGAGGCGTACTGTATAGCCGACATATGGGCAATTACACCTTGATGGTTTTTGCGGGTGATTCTATTCAATTTAGCATCTGGTACTCTGACAACAGGAATGCGTTCTGCTTTCGCTAAGGCCAGTAATTCTTTGGTCAGTTCATTATTGACATCTTTATCCAATAAAATCTTGTCAATATCCTTCTGCGCATGGATTGCTTCCATGACTGCGCGGGTACCAAATATAAAATCTTTTTCTTGTTCGCCTTTATTGATTAGAAAGCCATCTGTGCGTTTCTCCATTGTGTAATGCTTTTAAACCACTCCGGCTGTAAAGCTCTCGAGCGGTTGAGTACGTAATAATTGGGGGTCAAAATATTTTTGACGCGTGCAAAGGTAAAGGTTATTTTGGAATTTGAGTTCTCTGGTAAATAAGACCATATCTCTCCATTCAACCGAAAGAGTACTTCATTGGGTGGCCCCATCACAGTGTATACCATGCCTCTATCGGTTTTCCAGCCTTCTTTAAAGTCTGTAAATAAGATGCTGGCAAATTCTATTTGTTTAAAATATTCCCGAATTATTTTTCTGGAGGCTTCTTCTTCTTTGGTCAAATTAAACCAATACAGGTCCAGCGCTTGCTTTTTATCCTCTGCTTCTTTCAGTGCTTCATGTTCTCTTCGCGTGCTGATGTAGGCGACCATATCGACCATTTCCTCGTAGTCTTTGACTTTGGGAAAGGCATCGTGAACAGATCGAATCAACATTCCTGCTGCCGAGGTTGTATCGGTTTGCAAGAAATAGTAACCTAGCTCATCGAAAGATTTGGGGATGTTGGTTAAGAACTCTCCCTCGTAATTTACAGTCAGCTCTCGTGGAACTGATGCTGGACGAATTTCCATAGGAGGAAGAGGGATGTCAAACAGCGTAGGATAGTGAAAATGTTGGATCGATATTGTCCCACGGCTTTTGAACTCGAGTGGCTCTTTCATCGTCAAGAAGTTTTGATCAAAAGGGATGCCGTCGCTGTAATATCCCCAAAATTCAGGATATTCAAATATAAATGGACTGATCAAATCTGTGTGATAATAGTACTCATCTCCTTGTCTCGTATCGGTTACTCGCAACACGGCAAAAGCCATTTCTTGATCTTGCGGAATATCCACCTGTTTTTCAAAGTAGAAATGATACCCCGTTTCTCTGATAATATCTACATCGCGGAGTTCCATCCATTTATCGGCAGTTAAGGGTTCTTGGTAACTTCCTACTACCGCATAAGCAAATTGGTAAATGCCATTTTCTATTCCTTCCTCAATTTTCTCAATGGGCATCTGTAGACGGAATCGCCGGTCTCCTTCCTTTAATGGGATGATTTTGGGCGAAACCCGTGAGTAACGCGAATAGCGCAATGCTTGATTGATGTTTTCTAACGTTTGTTGCGCCATACTTTCGGCAGCTCCAAACAGCAACAGTGTAAGAGATAAGAAAAGATTAATTTTTAGCCTTGGATTGGTATGTTTTCGCATGGATTACTGGTTATAATAGCTGACAAGGAATAATAGAACGGTGAACATGCAAGTGATGAGTTCAGATGTTTGCATCGACGATACTTTGGCACATGTCGATAAGTTCATCAACCGATTTTGCCGAGGTACTAAGTCAAAACTATGACTGTTTTTCATATTCAACTGTTAATGCGGACTAAATTCATTCACTTTTCTTGTCTTTTACCTAGCTTCATTCGTTTGTACGTTGAAACTGTTTTTATGGAACATCATTACAGTACTAAATACTCATTTGATGTTGGAAAACAGGTAAAATAGATGTTTAGAAATTCACCTGATTTACCACACTCAAATATTATTCCCATATTTGTGACAAAATAAACAAATTTTAGATGGCTACCTATACTACCGAAATAGCTTCTGATAAAATTAGTAGTGATAACCCGATTCACCAACGCTTATTGAAAGCCTACATTGCTGCCAAACCTTTGGTGAAAGGCAACTTGCTAGAAGTAGGTTGTGGAGAAGGCAGAGGAGTAGAGGTACTGATGCCTTTGGTAGAGCATTACTTGGGGATCGATAAAATCCAAGAGGTGATAGACAGCCTTACAGAAAAGTACCCTACTGTGCAATTTCAACAAGCAGTCATTCCTCCATTTAAAGGGTTGGCTGCTAACTCTTTTGACTCTGTGGTGAGTTTTCAGGTGATCGAGCATATAGCAAATGATCGGCTGTATTTGGAAGAAATCTACCGGGTACTGAAACCGGGAGGGGTAGCGGTGATTTCTACACCAAATATCCGACATACATTATCCCGAAACCCTTGGCATATCAGGGAATACACGGCCGATCAATTGAGAGATTTGTGTTTGAAAGTATTCGATTCTGTGGAAGCTAAAGGGATTGGAGGAAATGCAAAAGTGTGGGATTACCATGAAGCCAATCGCATTTCGGTCAATAAAATCATGCGTTTTGATATTTTGAATTTACAGTACAGGCTGCCAGCAGCAGTCCTGCGTTGGCCGTATGAGGTGCTGAACAGATTGAACCGCAACAAGCTGCATCAACAAAAAGGGCAAGCAGTCACCGATATCACTCATGAAGATTATCTCGTGGAAGAACACCCTGAAAAAGGGTTGGATCTTTTTTACATACTTCATAAAAGAGCATAAAAAAAATCCGGCACTTTTGAAGCCGGACTTTTTCAATAGATAAACCAAACATGTGTTATCTTGGGTTGATCAGTGAACCCCCACTGCTGGGGCCCAGAAATCGTTCCAGATCTTTTTTGAGCTGACTGGCAAGCTCTGTATAGCCTCTTTCTTCCAAGAGTGGAACAAAGAATTTCAACATTTCGATGGAGATCAATGCGTCTCTATCATAGTCTCTTCCTGTTCGCTGATAAAAATCAATCATTTCAATCGAGCGGAAAGACACCTTTTCTACGATATCTAGCGCTAAATCATCCTCACCGACTTCGAAAAGTAAGGGAACCATCTGACCACTTGCCAAATCATACGGAATGGCTTCGTGTGGCATTTTCTCCAAGCTAAACTTCATGATAGTGGCAGCTCTATCCAAATCATCTTCATCCAACAAGGCAATAGCAATGGAATTGATGGCGGAACGGTGATTGGAAGTGAATCTACGGAATTCATCATCGAAATAGTTGCTTGGATCATCCATACCACGTAGTGCAAACTTTTCCATAACATTGGTATATGCTACATCTGTATTGACCATTTCTGACCGCATATTTTGAGGCTTTCTGACAGGTAGCAAACGATAGGTTAATCCTTCCATCACCACGTAGTCTTCTAAATCCAAGGTGATGGTAGCCATAGACGTATTATTGAAATAAATCGGTCTTTCCCAATTGTTGGTTGTAATCAAATCGACCAACATCATATTTCCTTTGGTCAGGTAGCTTCCTTTGACTCGAAGGTTCATCTGATCTACCATCAAATACTCTAGGTCTTCAGGGATGAGCCCTTGTTCATACACTTTTTCAATATCCACATCCAAAATCAAATTTTTAGAAGGGACCATATTGTAGGTCATTCGACCTCCCGTTCCTAATTTTAAAAGATCGCTATTATTTTTCAATAAGCGTAGGTACTCACGGGCCGAGATGGCGTCTAATCCTTCGCGTTCATAGACATAGAGCACATCATTTGTACCTTTTTTGTAATTTTCATAACTCAGGGAAAATGGCAACGGCTCAGAATCATTGACTTTACGGGTCATTTGTTCTACATACCAGTCTGTATCAAAATAGCTCAGGACGACTACACGCACATCGGTACGGAAACCTTCCACTTCCTGCACATACCATAATGGGAACGTATCATTGTCACCCCCGGTGAACAAGATCGCATTTGGGGCACAGGAAGCCAAGAAATTACGAGCTGAATCTACAGAAAGGTAGCGCCCCTGTCTATTGTGATCATCCCAGTTTTGCTGAGCCATCAACAGTGGAACGGGCAGAGTAATGGCGGTTGCCAATGCAGCTGAAACCACCAGATTTTTATTGAATCTTCCTATGAAATCAACAATTGCCAATACACTGATACCTATCCATACGGCAAAGGCATAAAATGAACCTACATAGATATAGTCTCGTTCACGCGGCTCCACCGGTGGGGAATTGAGATACAGTACCAAGACTACCCCCATCATCAGGAAGAGCATCGCATTTACATAAAACGATTTACTGTCTTTTTTTGCATGGAAAAATAAACCGATAATTCCCAAGATCAGTGGAAGCATCAGGTAATTATTATGTGCTTTGTTTTCTTTGATATAGGTTGGGAACTTTTCAGAAAAGAAATCAGTGATCCCTATCCATGGAGCATCCGAAAAGTCACTTTCTCTTCCAGAGAAGTTCCACATAAAATATCGCCAGTACATGTGCCCCAGCTGATGGGAAAACATGAAATATAGGTTATCCCCAAAGGTTGGTTTTTCCCCTTCCCTCAGCCCAAGTTTGGATCGATAGATTTGTTTGTGTCGCTCTTGGGTAGAATATATTCTTGGAAGAATAGTGGTTCGATTAGGGTCGTATTTATTGACATTATTGTAGTCTACGATCTCGTATCCATTGGGTGTTTTCAGATAAATAGGAGATCCTTCCACCTGATCTACTAATTCGGCATCGAAATATTGGCCGTGGAGCAAAGGACGGTATCCATACTGTTCTCGCTTCAGGTACGAAATATAGCTGATGATGTCTTTTGGATCATTTTCATTGATGACTGGATTTTGGTTGGCTCGGATGATGATCAAGGCATACGAACCATACCCAATCAGGATAAAAGTCAGCGAAAGTAAAACTGTGTTGAGGACTACTTTTTGGTGTTTGATAGAGTAGAAGATTCCATAAACTAAACCTCCAATAAAGAGTGCTGAGAAAACAACAATGCCTGAACCAAACGGTAAGCCAATGCTATTGACAAAAAAGATTTCCATTGAACCTGCGATGCTAGGCAAGCCAGGAATTACGATATTGTTGATAATGATCAAAGCTACTCCACCCAAAACCAAGGCAATGATAGCTCCTTTGATGTTTGGATTTGGGTATTTTTTGAAATAATAAATAAGTGCCAACGCCGGTAAGGTAACCAAGTTCAGTAAGTGTACGCCAATGGAAAGACCTACGAGATAAGCTATGAAAATCAACCACTTGTTTTCTTCTCTTGGATCAGTTAAAGTGTCCCATTTTAAGAATGCCCAAATTACGATGGCTGTAAAAAAAGAAGACATGGCATATACTTCTGCCTCCACGGCAGAAAACCAGAAGCTATCGGAGAAGGTGTAGGCCAAAGAACCTACTATTCCTGCACCCATTAAACTTAGAATTTGCCCTTTGCTTTCTTCGCCTGATTTGATTTGGAAGATTTTTCTACCAAAAAGAGTGATGGTCCAAAACAAGAATAAAATGGTAAACCCTGAAAATAAGGCGGACCCGATATTCATCCAATAAGCAACTGACAACTCATTGCCCATGGCTAGGAATGCAAACATTCTATAAACCAACAAAAAGAAGGGGGCACCCGGAGGATGCGGCACTTGCAACTTATAAGATACAGCAATGAATTCTCCTGGATCCCAGAAACTAGCAGTTTCTTCCACCGTTAGGATATATACCGTGGTAGCTATTAAAAATACCAGCCAACCGGTCAGATTATTGACCTTTTTATATTCAAGCATGTGTTTGGAAATAGTTATGTCGGGCGAAAATAAGGAATTAATCTATAATTAAATGACTTTTAACAGCTTTTAAGGATTTGTGATAAAGATTACT encodes:
- a CDS encoding iron ABC transporter permease, with the translated sequence MSSHSRHSLLMLGMSIACMILFVLNISFGSVAIPVGEIFGRLLGGSFSKSSWETIVMDYRIPKAITALLAGTALSIAGLQMQTFFRNPLAGPYVLGISSGAGLGVALLVLAGSIIGFSGYAVGVWATIIAASAGAVLVLLLMSLTAWKVRDSMTLLIVGLMFGSAVSALIAVLAFFADAEQLKMFTIWSMGSLGSTQSNQLAGFSIAIVLGLLPVLGMLKSYNAMLLGENYARSMGVNVNKLRWAMIMSTGVLAGSATAFCGPIAFIGIAVPHMARLLFRTSDHRILLPASALIGMGVLLICDTIAQLPGSAQTLPINAVTSLIGAPMVIWLIMRRNFSKEF
- a CDS encoding ABC transporter ATP-binding protein, yielding MTSKQAAFLLQARNLSIGYQVKNGTPKLIAEGLNFDLKVGELTCLLGPNGVGKSTLIKTIMGSLPVLAGEVQLKNQPIQSYRAADLAKELAVVLTDKIGGAQLTVEDLIGLGRTPHTNWLGKMSTEDQTKVDEAIAQTHVGYLRGSLIAELSDGQLQKVMIARAIAQDAGVLILDEPTAHLDLVNRFEIMFLLRKIAQESKKAILVVTHDLEIALETADQFWLMTCGDPLRTGLPEDLVCSGAINQLLPGKELFFDAAKGKVKLQSPIEEFAIHGNPVKAQWLAHALVKNGLKLPTDVTIEATEADFLWKEAGKEQRGFREIREVLDRCRGLR
- the rlmB gene encoding 23S rRNA (guanosine(2251)-2'-O)-methyltransferase RlmB, producing MEKRTDGFLINKGEQEKDFIFGTRAVMEAIHAQKDIDKILLDKDVNNELTKELLALAKAERIPVVRVPDAKLNRITRKNHQGVIAHMSAIQYASLDNVIETCFSSGIAPLILVLDRITDVRNFGAIARTAECAGVHAIVIPEKGAAQINSDAVKTSAGALNHLPICRVKNLYYTVKDLQKMGLQVVAVSEKGDKMMYEADFSIPTALIMGSEEDGISPELMGLSNDFIKIPMKGNIESLNVSVSAGVVIYEAIRQRG
- a CDS encoding GWxTD domain-containing protein codes for the protein MRKHTNPRLKINLFLSLTLLLFGAAESMAQQTLENINQALRYSRYSRVSPKIIPLKEGDRRFRLQMPIEKIEEGIENGIYQFAYAVVGSYQEPLTADKWMELRDVDIIRETGYHFYFEKQVDIPQDQEMAFAVLRVTDTRQGDEYYYHTDLISPFIFEYPEFWGYYSDGIPFDQNFLTMKEPLEFKSRGTISIQHFHYPTLFDIPLPPMEIRPASVPRELTVNYEGEFLTNIPKSFDELGYYFLQTDTTSAAGMLIRSVHDAFPKVKDYEEMVDMVAYISTRREHEALKEAEDKKQALDLYWFNLTKEEEASRKIIREYFKQIEFASILFTDFKEGWKTDRGMVYTVMGPPNEVLFRLNGEIWSYLPENSNSKITFTFARVKNILTPNYYVLNRSRALQPEWFKSITQWRNAQMAF
- a CDS encoding class I SAM-dependent methyltransferase, which translates into the protein MATYTTEIASDKISSDNPIHQRLLKAYIAAKPLVKGNLLEVGCGEGRGVEVLMPLVEHYLGIDKIQEVIDSLTEKYPTVQFQQAVIPPFKGLAANSFDSVVSFQVIEHIANDRLYLEEIYRVLKPGGVAVISTPNIRHTLSRNPWHIREYTADQLRDLCLKVFDSVEAKGIGGNAKVWDYHEANRISVNKIMRFDILNLQYRLPAAVLRWPYEVLNRLNRNKLHQQKGQAVTDITHEDYLVEEHPEKGLDLFYILHKRA
- a CDS encoding glycosyltransferase family 117 protein, producing MLEYKKVNNLTGWLVFLIATTVYILTVEETASFWDPGEFIAVSYKLQVPHPPGAPFFLLVYRMFAFLAMGNELSVAYWMNIGSALFSGFTILFLFWTITLFGRKIFQIKSGEESKGQILSLMGAGIVGSLAYTFSDSFWFSAVEAEVYAMSSFFTAIVIWAFLKWDTLTDPREENKWLIFIAYLVGLSIGVHLLNLVTLPALALIYYFKKYPNPNIKGAIIALVLGGVALIIINNIVIPGLPSIAGSMEIFFVNSIGLPFGSGIVVFSALFIGGLVYGIFYSIKHQKVVLNTVLLSLTFILIGYGSYALIIIRANQNPVINENDPKDIISYISYLKREQYGYRPLLHGQYFDAELVDQVEGSPIYLKTPNGYEIVDYNNVNKYDPNRTTILPRIYSTQERHKQIYRSKLGLREGEKPTFGDNLYFMFSHQLGHMYWRYFMWNFSGRESDFSDAPWIGITDFFSEKFPTYIKENKAHNNYLMLPLILGIIGLFFHAKKDSKSFYVNAMLFLMMGVVLVLYLNSPPVEPRERDYIYVGSFYAFAVWIGISVLAIVDFIGRFNKNLVVSAALATAITLPVPLLMAQQNWDDHNRQGRYLSVDSARNFLASCAPNAILFTGGDNDTFPLWYVQEVEGFRTDVRVVVLSYFDTDWYVEQMTRKVNDSEPLPFSLSYENYKKGTNDVLYVYEREGLDAISAREYLRLLKNNSDLLKLGTGGRMTYNMVPSKNLILDVDIEKVYEQGLIPEDLEYLMVDQMNLRVKGSYLTKGNMMLVDLITTNNWERPIYFNNTSMATITLDLEDYVVMEGLTYRLLPVRKPQNMRSEMVNTDVAYTNVMEKFALRGMDDPSNYFDDEFRRFTSNHRSAINSIAIALLDEDDLDRAATIMKFSLEKMPHEAIPYDLASGQMVPLLFEVGEDDLALDIVEKVSFRSIEMIDFYQRTGRDYDRDALISIEMLKFFVPLLEERGYTELASQLKKDLERFLGPSSGGSLINPR